In a genomic window of Macrobrachium nipponense isolate FS-2020 chromosome 10, ASM1510439v2, whole genome shotgun sequence:
- the LOC135223991 gene encoding uncharacterized protein LOC135223991 produces the protein MNSQEQLPVEGLTSPINGQGLPRQGRARLKKQVQAIRMGTLNVGSMNGRSREVADVLERRRVDILCEQETRWRENKAKDIGNGYKLLCSRADETGRGGVWIAISKEMKENIVSGCSEEVKNKFWRDMDEVMI, from the coding sequence ATGAACAGCCAGGAACAGTTACCAGTAGAAGGCCTGACCTCCCCGATAAATGGACAAGGGCTACCGCGTCAAGGACGGGCGCGGCTAAAGAAGCAAGTTCAAGCAATAAGAATGGGAACACTGAACGTTGGCAGCATGAATGGTCGAAGCAGGGAAGTGGCAGATGTCTTGGAGAGAAGGAGAGTGGACATTTTATGTGAGCAGGAAACAAGATGGAGAGAAAATAAAGCAAAGGACATTGGCAATGGCTATAAGTTGCTATGTAGCAGAGCTGATGAAACAGGAAGAGGTGGTGTATGGATTGCCATcagtaaagaaatgaaagaaaatattgtgaGCGGGTGCAGTGAAGAGGTGAAAAATAAGTTCTGGAGAGATATGGATGAAGTCATGATTTAA